Within Gaiellales bacterium, the genomic segment GCACGAGCCATCGCCGTCAGGAAGGCGAGGTCGTAGAGGAAGAGCTTGCCGAGCGCGACGAACAGCAACGCGATGCCGCCGGCGCGGAGGCCGCGGCGGTCGCCGCGGAGGGAGGCGACGACGAGCGCCAACCCGACGAGCACCCAGCTGATCGACACGAGCACCTGCCCCTGCTGGAAGTGGTCGCGGACCGACTCCGGGACGCCCGGCCTGGCGACGAGCTGCTCGGCGCCGAGGATCGCCGCCGAGAGCGTCCACAGCGAGGCGGCGCCTGCGAGATAGACCAGGGCCGTCGACGCCTCGACCGGCCCCACCGTCCAGGGCGCCCGCCGGCTGCGCACACTGGCGGCCGCGGCGGCGGCGTACAACGCCGCGGTGACCGCCAGGGCAGCCGCGAGGCCGGCGGCCGGCCCGTGCGAGGAAACGAACAGCATGCGCGGGGTCTCGTACACCGTCAGCACCGCCGCGGCGCCGCCGAGCGCCGAGAACACGGCGATCTGCGCAATGACAGCCCGGTCGAGACGGGCCGCCAGCGGGCGCGGCCACGCAACGGCGAGCAGTGCCGCGACCAGCGCCAGCCCGGCCGCGACGACGACGGGGTATTGACCTGGCAGCAGCATGCACGCGAGCTGGACGGCCAGCGTGAGCGGTAGCCACAGCGCATGGGAGCGCCGTCGCGGATCGAGGAACGCCGAGGCAAGCAGCCCCGCGGTCAGGCAGGCGATCAGGATGCTCGGCCATCCCCGCGATGTCCCGTGGTGTGCGATCGCGCTCAGCGAGTCGTCGTGGCTCCATGCGCCGATCAGCGCGAATGCCAGCGTTCCGGCCGAGCAGGCGATCAGCGGCACGGGCAGCAGCCGGCGCCGGATTGGCGGCACGTGCGCAACCGCAGCCAGCGCTGCGCCCACCGCCATCCACGACCACATCGCGTACGGCACGGGCAGCGCCTCGGCCAGGAGATAGACGAGCGTCGCCACCGGAAGGACGAGCATCAGCTCGGCATCCGGGCGCCGCGGCCGGCGCAGCGACCACGCGGCGACGGCGGCCGCCGCGGTGAGAGCCGCGAGCGGCACGAGCCCGTGACGGGCGCCCACGCCGCTCCAGCCGGGGGCGGTCAGCTCTCGCAGGGGAGCCGTCACACGAAGCGCCACCGCCGCTCCGATGACCCACCAGGCAACGGCCATCGCGATCGCGGCGGCGTCCTGGAGCCACCACACCAGCCAGGCCGAACGGCGGTAGGCGAGCAGCGCAGCGGCCAGCCCGGCCAGCGCGACATCCGCCCATGTGCCGCCGAGCGCCCACAGCGGCAGGTACGCGATCGCGACGCCCGGAAGCGCCCAGGTCGCCATCTGCGCGGGATGGGCGATCCATCGCGTGCCGTAGCAGTAGACGACCCCGGCGACGGCGATTCCCGCGATCGCCAGCGATCCCTGCCACGACCCGGCGCCCAGTGTGGGAAGGTGCTCGGTGGTCGGGGCGACCACCCAGACGGCGGCGATCGTGGCCAACGTGAGGTACGCGCCGGCGGCGATCGTGATCCGCACCTGGCGCACGTGCGACCTGCGCGCGATCCGCTCGGCGGCGACGACCAGCAGCGCGGACTGCGCTGCCCAGGCCGACGGCAGGGCCGCTCCGCCGAGCAGCAGGCCCGTCGCGGTCGCGCCCAGTGTCAGCGCGAACGCCGCGAGCACGTCGGTGAGGTCGCTGTGCACGCGGCGAACCGCATGCGGCACAGCCGCGGCGGCGGCCCACGCGGCCATCACACCGACGAGCGCGATGCCGCTGAGCGAGTGACCGTCGACCTCCCGAGCTCCTCCGAACAGGAATGCGTCGCCGATCGAGAGCGTGAACGAGCTGGCCGCGATCAGCCACCCGAGCTGGGTGATGCGCGAGCGGGTGGCCGGCCGGAGCTCGACCAGCATCAGCAGGCAGACGAGCAGCAGCACGACGCTGCCTACGGCGACGACCGGTGCGCCGAAGCCGACGTGGTCCTCCCGGTGGATGAGCAGCGCGGCCGCCTCTCCGGCAGCGACCAGCCACGCGGCGGCCGCCAGCCAGTCCCAGCGCAGCCGGGCGACCAGGCAGATCGCCGCGCCCAGCATGACCGCGGCGTACAGGAGGCCGTAGGCCGTGATTTCCAGGCTGATGAGCACGGGAGCGAGCATCGCCGCGGAGATCCCGAACACCGCCAGCGGCTCCTGCCGCAGCCGGATCGCCACTCCGACCGCGAGGGCCGCGACCGCCGCCGCAAGGCCCGACGCCGCGGGAGCCGACACGTACGCGTAGAGCGACGCGGCCGCCCACAGGGTGGCGTAGAGGCCCGCGATGCCCGCGCCGGCCGCGGCGAGGATCGCGTCCGCCCGCCAGGCGCGCCGGTCGAGCTCCAGCGCGGCGCTCAGCACGGCGATCGACACGAACGTCCCGATCCCGAGCCGCATGGGAGGCGTCACCCAGCCGCGGCGCGCGGCAAGCACGAACAGCAGCACGACGCCGAGCACCGTCGCGACGGCGCCCGCCCAGGCGAGCGTCCGCGCCGTGAACACGCGAGCGGCGACTTTGCCCCAGTCGATCGGATCGCGGGCCGCACGCGGCGGGATGGGCACTCGAGCGGCAGAGGCGGCGGGCGTGGCGGCCGGCTGTCGTATGGCGGCGGTCGACCGGGGCGCCGTGGGCGGCGCGGGAACCGGGTCCTGCCAGTCGAACGACCGCACCGGCTCGGTGGCGGAATGCTCCGCCAGCGACTGCTCGAGCGCCCACACGCGGGCGGTCAGCCGCGCGATATCGGACTGGAGCTGCTCGAGTGTGGGGCGCTGGTCACTCATGAGCCACACCCGATATAGCATAAATGCTATTAGGCGTCAAGAGGTTCATGCACAGATGGTGCTGCGCATGAACCGCCGCGGCGTCGGGGCGATCCCTATGCCGTCATGCCCGCCGGCGCTCCTTCACGGGCACCGGCGCCCATCGCTCCTCGATGTTCGTCAGCTTCCACACCGCAACTGACGTCGCCCACATCAGCACGAACAGGCCGACGATCCCGTAGCCGAGCGTGCCGAAGTCGAGGCCGTTCAGCCACGTCCAGAAGCCGCCGGAGAAGGCAAACCGCGCGGACAGCACCTGCAGGAGCTCCACCGTGCCGATGGCGAGTGCCACGACAACGGAGAGGCTCGTGACCGTGATGTTGTAGTAGACCTTGCGAACCGGGTTCGAGAAGGCCCAGCCGTACGCCTGGCTCATGAAGGCGCCGTCGAGCGTGTCCATCAGGCTCATGCCGGCCGCGAACAGGATCGGCAGCGAGACGATCGCGAGCACGGGCACGGAGTGCACCGCGACCCCGGCCGCCAGCGCGAGCAGCCCCACCTCGGTCGCCGTGTCGAAGCCCAGCCCGAACAGCACGCCGAGCGGATACATCTGCCAGCTGTGGTCGATCAGCCGGAACAACCGGCCGAACCAGCGGCTCATCATCCCGCGCTGCATCAGCCTGTCTTCCAGCAGCTCGCGGTCGTACTGGCCGCCGCGCATCTCGCGGAAGATCCGCACGATGTCCACGAGCACGATCAGGTTGAGGACGCCGATCGCCCAGAGGAACGTGCCGGAGACGCCGGCGCCGATCGTCGCGCCGTAGTCCTGGAACGCCGGCACCGCCGAGTTCACCGTGCGGGCGGCCACGGCCAGCCCCGCGGCGAGCGAGAACACGATCGTCGAGTGGCCGAGCGAGAAGAAGAACCCGACGCCCATCGGCCGCTTGCCCTGCGCCAGCATCTTGCGCGTCGTGTTGTCGATGGCGGCAATGTGGTCGGCGTCGAAGGCGTGCCGGAGGCCGAACAGGTACGCGGTTAGCCCCAGCCCGACCAGCGGCCGGTAGTGGCCCGAGTAGTAGACGAAGAGCCCCCACCCGACGAGGTGCAGGACGGCCACGGCGGCGAGAAAGCCCGACAGCCGCGTCCACTCACCGCGCGAGACGTCCTTGACCCATGCCGACATCGTGAGAACCTCCATCCGGGACGACAGTGCCCGTCGTTCGCCCCAGCGCCACGATCGGTTCGCCGGGCGGCGTCCGACCGTCGCTTGTCAGCCATCCATTCTGGCAGTGGGGTGGAGGATCGGGAGATCGAGCGGCGCGCGAGCACGGCGCTCGCGCGGTGCACTCGCTACGCCGACGGCGCGAGGCGGCGTTGCCGGTGCAGCTCGGTCACTCGGTGTAGCGCGGCGGCACGTCGGAGCCCGGCTCCTGGCCGTCGACCGACGTCGCTGCCGCACCGCTCCCGGCGAAGCTCCGCTGCCGCACGGGAGCGTCGACCACCTCGGCGCTGGGGGCGCCCGCGTACACCCAGCCGATCACCGTTCCCGCGATGGCGAGCAGCGCGGGCAGCCCGACCACCCAGACCCACGGGTTGTCACTGCTGCCCGTGTAGTGCGGGGCATCGAGCACCGTCACGAGGACGCCGCCGATGACGAAGCCAACCGCCGTGCCGCTGAGGATGGTGAACAGACGGCGCCGACGCCGCGGTGGGCTGTCCCCCGCGATCGGCGCGCCCTTGCTGGACTCGCTCCGGCGAACGTCGAACTGATCGGGCGTTGCCATGCCGGGTCCGTACCCGCCGCCTGCGGGGGCAAACATGCCGCTACGCGGCGCGATCGATCCGGCATGCGTAGCACCCCGGCCCGGCGAAGTGAACGAAGACGTAGGCCGTGGCCGGCTCATCGAACAGGGCTGTCGCCGCCTGCTCGACGTCCCGCCCCTCCACCACCGCATTGCCCGTGATCATGTGGCGGCTGTCGTAGCCGCGCAGGGACAGCCTCCGCCCCGGCAGGATCTCGGGCAGCTCGCTGCTCGCGCGGTGCCCGGCGCACGGGCCGGCGTGGACGTACACCGGGCTCGCCGCGGCATAGGGGCTGGCCTCGCAGGGCGGCTGGACGGACAGCAGGAGCACGCCCTCGCCGGCCTGGGCTTCCGCGAGGCAGCAGCGAACGGGGAACGGCGCGTCCGCTGCGGCAGGCGCGACGGCCGTTCCGGCCGCGAGCGCGGCGGTGCGTGCGGCGTCGACCAGCGGGGCGGGAAGCGCGGAATATACGAGCGACGGCATGGGGGCGGCTCCTTGTCGGTTGTCCCCGGTGAAACGGCCGCCGCGGCCGCCGCGTGAGATCGCGTCAGCGCCGGTCGCTGCGGCGGCGTCGCTTGTTGCCCCGCATCGAGCGCGCCGCGCGCCGCACCAGGTCGCGCGGCCCTTCCCCCGGCCGCCCCTCGACGACGCCCACCGACACACCACCGCTGATCTGCGCGACGCGCGGATGCAGCGGCTGGCGTCGGAACCGGCGGAGGATCCGCTTCGCCTGCTTGCGCGCCTGCTTCTCGGTCGTGTCGGGCAGGATCACGATGAACTCGTCACCGCCCATCCGCGCGGCCACCGTGCCGTCCTCGACCGCCTCGACGATCGTGCGGGCGAGCGTGCCGATCAGGTGGTCGCCCTGCTCGTAGCCGAGCGCGTCGTTCACGTCCTTCAGGCCGTCGACGTCCAGCAGGAGCAGGCACACGTCCGAGCCGCTGCGGCAGATGCGCTCGAGCTCGTTGTCGAGCGCCCGCCGGTTCGCCAGGCCCGTCAACTGATCCGTCAACGCCGCCCGCCGCAGCTCATCGGCTTCGAGCCGGGCGTGCACCAGCGGAGCGACCACGTCCGCATACCGGCGGAGCTGGCCCCGCTCCTGCGCTCTGATCCAGCCGCCACCGGGCCGCGCGGCAACCAGTTCCCCCAGCCGCACGCCGGCATGCCGCAGCGGCACCCGCACCTCCGTGCCGTCAGGCCGCAGGTCGAGCAGCGCGATGGTGTCGTCCTCCCGCGGCGGCACGGGCGGCGGCGCGTCGAAGATCTGCCCGGCCAGGCAGCGCGGGTCGAAATGCTCGAGCGTCAGAGTGATCTCCGGCACCAGCTCCTCCGCCCCCTCGCAGACCGCCTCCGGCAGCAGCTCGAGGCGACCCTCGTCGAACACCTCGGCGAGGATCATGGGCAGCGTCTGGTCGAAGGCCCGTTCGGCCTCCGGATTCCAGGCATTGTCATCTGCTGGTACGGCCGCGTCGGAGCCGCGCACGGTCATGCAACGACTGTACGTGGCATTCGGGGGATGCGCGCTCACCCATAGGGGTGAGCGTCAGTCGTGGTCGCCGCGGTCGCGGAGGTGATCGGTCGCCAGACGCAGCCGGTCCCGCAGCCGCAGCTGCTGCGTGTCCTCGCCCACGTCGGCCGGATCGATCGGATCGAGCGCCATCGGCTCCGGCTCGGACAGGGGCTGCGGCGCCTGACGCGCGTAGTGCAGCTGACGCTCGAGATCGTCGACGCGGTCGAGCAGCATCGCGATCGCCCGGCCCATGGCGCGGCGCTCCGGATCCTCCACCCCTGACAGCTGCTGCGCCCAGCGGCGAAGCTCCCGCTGCTCCCCCACGTTCATCGCGCAAAGTGTACGCGACAAACGCGGGGAAGCGAGCGGGCCTACCTGCCGTCGACCGAGACCTCGACCAGCGCGAAGCTCGTTGCGTCGCCGCCCAGCTCCGACACGGCGAGATCCGCGCCACCCGTCAGGGCACCGGTGTACTCGAGCCCGGGCACCGGGACGGCGGCCGTCCGCCACATCCCCGTGTCGGTCTTCGTGATCGTCACCGACTGCTCGGCACCGGCGCCCCAGGAGACGTCGAAGCTACCCGTGCCGTTGTCCAGATACGTGACGTTCACGGTCGTCTGCGCACCCTCGATGCCGCTGCGGAATGCCGGGTCGAGCGCGAAACTCATCGTGCTCTGCGCCGTTCCCCCGGTGATGCGGCGCGCATAGCGCCCCCACCGCTGCCCGGCCGGGCCGATCATCGACGCGCCCGCGTTGCTGTCGACCGCCGTCGACGTCGTGCTCGGGTCGAGCTGCGTCATGAACCAGGTGAAGTTGCCGGCCATCCGCCCGCTGCCCTGGCGCAGCGCCACCCAGGCGCCCGGCGAGCCGGCGGGATCCCACTGGTGGCCCGCGTAGCGGTCGGCGAAGTCGAAGGCCGCCCGGTACTCGGGATCCGTCTGGCCCTGGGCCAGCACGTTCCCGTACACGGCGATCGAGCGCACGCCCTTGTCGAGCTCCATGAGGATCCGCCACCAGTTCCAGCTGACGAGGTTCTTCTTGCCGGCGTAGCTGATCGGCTCCCAGTAGGCATTGGTCGCCCCGAGCCGCACGTTGTCGTAGGCGTACACGTCGAATGCGTCGCGCACGGGGTTGGGATCGATGTCGGATGCGGTGCCCATGATCCAGGCCCCGCCGCTGCCGAGCCACGTCGTCGGGCAGTGCCCCGGCCACTGCGTCCACACCTGGGCTCGCAGGGCCACCTGCACGTCGGGCAGCAGCTGCTGCCGGTACAGGTTCATGACGTTGTAGTAGAACTGGTTGCGGATGTCCTTCGACCACGCGGTCGAGACCTTGTGCCCGCTCGGCGTCGGCTTGCACGAGTAGCCGCTGGGCATGTCGGTCAGCTCCGTGCCGATCGCGTTCGGCGCGGCGCGCACCAGCGCGACGGACGACCTGTACTGCGAAGCCTTGATGTGGGCCGCGAGCGCCGACACCAGCTCGGTCTGCACGGTCATGAAGG encodes:
- a CDS encoding HoxN/HupN/NixA family nickel/cobalt transporter; this translates as MSAWVKDVSRGEWTRLSGFLAAVAVLHLVGWGLFVYYSGHYRPLVGLGLTAYLFGLRHAFDADHIAAIDNTTRKMLAQGKRPMGVGFFFSLGHSTIVFSLAAGLAVAARTVNSAVPAFQDYGATIGAGVSGTFLWAIGVLNLIVLVDIVRIFREMRGGQYDRELLEDRLMQRGMMSRWFGRLFRLIDHSWQMYPLGVLFGLGFDTATEVGLLALAAGVAVHSVPVLAIVSLPILFAAGMSLMDTLDGAFMSQAYGWAFSNPVRKVYYNITVTSLSVVVALAIGTVELLQVLSARFAFSGGFWTWLNGLDFGTLGYGIVGLFVLMWATSVAVWKLTNIEERWAPVPVKERRRA
- a CDS encoding GGDEF domain-containing protein, whose translation is MTVRGSDAAVPADDNAWNPEAERAFDQTLPMILAEVFDEGRLELLPEAVCEGAEELVPEITLTLEHFDPRCLAGQIFDAPPPVPPREDDTIALLDLRPDGTEVRVPLRHAGVRLGELVAARPGGGWIRAQERGQLRRYADVVAPLVHARLEADELRRAALTDQLTGLANRRALDNELERICRSGSDVCLLLLDVDGLKDVNDALGYEQGDHLIGTLARTIVEAVEDGTVAARMGGDEFIVILPDTTEKQARKQAKRILRRFRRQPLHPRVAQISGGVSVGVVEGRPGEGPRDLVRRAARSMRGNKRRRRSDRR
- a CDS encoding DUF2339 domain-containing protein, which produces MSDQRPTLEQLQSDIARLTARVWALEQSLAEHSATEPVRSFDWQDPVPAPPTAPRSTAAIRQPAATPAASAARVPIPPRAARDPIDWGKVAARVFTARTLAWAGAVATVLGVVLLFVLAARRGWVTPPMRLGIGTFVSIAVLSAALELDRRAWRADAILAAAGAGIAGLYATLWAAASLYAYVSAPAASGLAAAVAALAVGVAIRLRQEPLAVFGISAAMLAPVLISLEITAYGLLYAAVMLGAAICLVARLRWDWLAAAAWLVAAGEAAALLIHREDHVGFGAPVVAVGSVVLLLVCLLMLVELRPATRSRITQLGWLIAASSFTLSIGDAFLFGGAREVDGHSLSGIALVGVMAAWAAAAAVPHAVRRVHSDLTDVLAAFALTLGATATGLLLGGAALPSAWAAQSALLVVAAERIARRSHVRQVRITIAAGAYLTLATIAAVWVVAPTTEHLPTLGAGSWQGSLAIAGIAVAGVVYCYGTRWIAHPAQMATWALPGVAIAYLPLWALGGTWADVALAGLAAALLAYRRSAWLVWWLQDAAAIAMAVAWWVIGAAVALRVTAPLRELTAPGWSGVGARHGLVPLAALTAAAAVAAWSLRRPRRPDAELMLVLPVATLVYLLAEALPVPYAMWSWMAVGAALAAVAHVPPIRRRLLPVPLIACSAGTLAFALIGAWSHDDSLSAIAHHGTSRGWPSILIACLTAGLLASAFLDPRRRSHALWLPLTLAVQLACMLLPGQYPVVVAAGLALVAALLAVAWPRPLAARLDRAVIAQIAVFSALGGAAAVLTVYETPRMLFVSSHGPAAGLAAALAVTAALYAAAAAASVRSRRAPWTVGPVEASTALVYLAGAASLWTLSAAILGAEQLVARPGVPESVRDHFQQGQVLVSISWVLVGLALVVASLRGDRRGLRAGGIALLFVALGKLFLYDLAFLTAMARA
- a CDS encoding DUF1203 domain-containing protein — protein: MPSLVYSALPAPLVDAARTAALAAGTAVAPAAADAPFPVRCCLAEAQAGEGVLLLSVQPPCEASPYAAASPVYVHAGPCAGHRASSELPEILPGRRLSLRGYDSRHMITGNAVVEGRDVEQAATALFDEPATAYVFVHFAGPGCYACRIDRAA